The following coding sequences lie in one Paenibacillus durus ATCC 35681 genomic window:
- a CDS encoding molybdenum cofactor guanylyltransferase, whose amino-acid sequence MHIAGILIAGGRSRRMGADKSLLDFGGIPAIARVAAALGEVAEPITIACGPEEREGYRFLGLPQAVDRFPGCGPLAGLHAGMTALDAEWYLTAPCDLPFASAAFMRYIVDTLKRDEKRVDADSAGEGSGPLVVVPVSQSGKAQPLLGLYHKDVLPGLENALLHGRLKVMEWLESMEVLYVPEAGFTGALDGGPSPLLNINTPEDYRAAAEWRV is encoded by the coding sequence ATGCATATTGCCGGTATTCTGATCGCCGGAGGCCGCTCCAGACGGATGGGCGCCGATAAGTCTCTTCTGGATTTCGGGGGCATTCCCGCTATTGCCCGGGTTGCCGCCGCGCTCGGGGAAGTCGCGGAGCCGATCACGATCGCCTGCGGGCCGGAGGAGCGGGAGGGTTACCGCTTCCTGGGGCTTCCGCAGGCTGTGGACCGCTTCCCGGGGTGCGGTCCACTGGCGGGGCTTCATGCGGGGATGACCGCTTTGGACGCGGAATGGTATTTGACCGCCCCCTGCGATTTGCCGTTTGCCTCCGCGGCGTTTATGCGGTACATTGTGGACACTTTGAAGCGGGACGAAAAGCGTGTGGACGCAGATTCAGCGGGGGAAGGCTCCGGGCCGCTTGTGGTGGTGCCGGTGTCACAGTCAGGCAAAGCGCAGCCGCTGCTGGGGCTGTACCATAAGGATGTCCTTCCCGGCTTGGAAAATGCCCTGCTGCACGGAAGGTTAAAGGTCATGGAATGGCTGGAAAGTATGGAGGTTCTGTATGTACCGGAAGCGGGCTTTACGGGCGCCTTGGATGGAGGGCCGTCCCCGCTGCTGAATATCAATACTCCGGAGGATTACCGTGCGGCCGCAGAGTGGCGAGTTTAA